Proteins encoded by one window of Polaribacter haliotis:
- a CDS encoding AAA family ATPase, with protein MEHNSTFPIKQNELDMLRDEASGYLKSIQWEQSNRAKNKDKDAKDDSILLYLSRANSGSNVDITSVSKTILGLKKRLLPDSIAIPVYLNQTLYAVQEGITLGIWIKDSYYDASGLSSLNERKSALDNSGKREYESKLQTATAFQLFATAYKILHDLKPHASDDLSVMKQKFAGIPEVSFTSPLKGIACTLFYFDKYLGHPDIVKTDKDVIDFTVVYFEAFIDEIQLRKSTLEYVETILDRTYKLENSDFAVSGWDNVFAGTAKSVEFNKIQFEQIVGNKDAKHFARRLTERMLSYDFDAKKNPFQELGGFMPVFMGYGIPGTGKSMLIAAIATRLKEHSDNLEIPFLFHPMPDTLISTFQGGSAEKMVEWMKPMQDPTKLIFAPIDDAENNLQERTAQGVSAGVKEVIGVFLRYTEGAYAVNYGNSSIGLFTNLPEMLDKAVISRVQGRFKIDGARTEHDFLDQDYIWWKKFDKTIPDFVNMQNPENYQYLKDQGLAKSMGEILDSAGKPSEERVLQAYDKAEKLHKTNHHLFFASLYKEIQQIFPFFSSRDVRNIQSAISLRLTDFDLEKDWFDNPETYFKKDYETKFNMLQELMKSNMKGLDFSEIRRQEVVRYLDNVATIADTDFKRKVDSRVNQLNIDLEARKTFGGDR; from the coding sequence ATGGAACATAACTCAACTTTCCCGATAAAACAAAACGAATTAGATATGCTTCGTGACGAAGCTTCTGGTTATTTAAAATCTATTCAATGGGAACAAAGTAATAGAGCAAAAAATAAAGATAAAGACGCAAAAGACGATTCAATTTTATTGTATTTGTCAAGAGCAAATAGTGGGAGCAATGTAGATATTACATCTGTTTCTAAAACCATTTTAGGCTTAAAGAAAAGACTTTTACCAGATTCTATTGCAATACCTGTATATTTAAATCAGACTTTATATGCAGTTCAAGAAGGAATTACATTAGGAATTTGGATAAAAGATAGTTATTACGATGCATCTGGTTTATCGAGTTTAAACGAACGAAAATCGGCATTAGATAATTCAGGAAAAAGAGAATACGAAAGCAAATTACAAACAGCAACTGCGTTTCAATTATTTGCGACTGCCTATAAAATTTTACACGATTTAAAACCTCATGCCTCAGACGATTTATCTGTTATGAAGCAGAAGTTTGCAGGAATTCCAGAAGTATCTTTTACTTCACCTTTAAAAGGAATTGCCTGTACTTTATTTTATTTTGATAAATACTTAGGACATCCAGATATTGTAAAAACAGACAAAGATGTAATCGATTTTACAGTGGTTTATTTTGAAGCATTTATTGATGAAATTCAGCTTCGAAAAAGTACGTTAGAATATGTAGAGACAATTCTAGATAGAACCTATAAATTAGAAAATAGCGATTTTGCAGTTTCAGGTTGGGACAATGTTTTTGCTGGAACCGCAAAAAGTGTGGAGTTTAATAAAATTCAGTTTGAGCAAATTGTTGGTAATAAAGATGCAAAACATTTTGCACGTAGATTAACAGAAAGAATGTTGAGTTACGATTTTGATGCGAAGAAAAATCCGTTTCAAGAATTGGGAGGTTTTATGCCAGTATTTATGGGTTATGGAATTCCAGGAACTGGAAAAAGTATGTTAATTGCGGCCATTGCAACACGTTTAAAAGAACATTCAGACAATTTAGAGATTCCGTTTTTGTTTCATCCAATGCCAGATACTTTAATTAGTACTTTTCAAGGAGGTTCTGCAGAAAAAATGGTGGAATGGATGAAGCCAATGCAAGACCCAACAAAATTAATTTTTGCGCCAATTGACGATGCAGAAAATAATTTACAAGAAAGAACTGCACAAGGAGTTTCAGCAGGAGTTAAAGAAGTAATTGGTGTTTTCTTACGATATACAGAAGGCGCTTATGCAGTAAATTATGGAAATTCTTCAATAGGTTTATTTACGAATTTACCAGAAATGTTAGACAAAGCTGTAATTTCTCGTGTCCAAGGAAGATTTAAAATTGATGGTGCAAGAACAGAACACGACTTTTTAGACCAAGATTATATTTGGTGGAAGAAATTTGATAAAACAATTCCAGATTTTGTGAATATGCAAAACCCAGAAAATTATCAATATTTAAAAGACCAAGGTTTGGCAAAAAGTATGGGAGAAATTTTAGATTCGGCAGGAAAACCTTCCGAAGAAAGAGTTTTACAAGCCTATGATAAAGCTGAAAAGTTGCATAAAACGAATCATCATTTATTTTTTGCGAGTTTGTATAAGGAAATTCAGCAAATATTTCCTTTTTTCTCTTCAAGAGATGTGCGTAATATTCAATCTGCAATTTCGTTACGATTAACAGATTTCGATTTAGAAAAAGATTGGTTTGATAATCCAGAAACGTATTTCAAAAAAGATTATGAAACCAAGTTTAATATGTTGCAAGAATTGATGAAAAGCAACATGAAAGGTTTAGATTTTTCAGAAATTAGGAGACAAGAAGTTGTGCGTTATTTAGACAATGTTGCAACGATTGCAGATACAGATTTCAAGAGAAAAGTAGATAGTAGAGTGAATCAATTAAATATCGATTTGGAAGCGAGAAAAACATTTGGTGGTGACAGATAA
- a CDS encoding NUDIX domain-containing protein: MTDNKIKNVTSKVLSNIWAKLEQVSFDFTFNNGKTERLTHEVYGKADGVAVLLYNPSTKKVVLSKQFRIPMYVAGVKNGFSIEVVGGSIDKNESPETSVIRETKEEIGYNISEIEKVTTVFLSPGLMREQVHLYVAKYTNEDKVESGGGLAEESEEITVLETSFDEALKMIENKEIIDARTIMLLYHLKVKNLLE, encoded by the coding sequence GTGACAGATAATAAAATCAAAAATGTAACATCAAAAGTACTTTCCAATATTTGGGCAAAGTTAGAGCAAGTGAGTTTTGATTTTACTTTCAATAACGGAAAAACAGAACGTTTAACACACGAAGTGTATGGAAAAGCAGATGGAGTTGCAGTTTTGTTGTACAATCCATCAACCAAAAAAGTAGTTTTATCGAAGCAATTTAGAATTCCCATGTATGTTGCAGGCGTTAAAAACGGATTTTCAATAGAAGTTGTTGGAGGTTCAATCGATAAAAACGAATCGCCAGAAACGAGTGTAATTAGAGAAACAAAAGAAGAAATTGGTTATAATATTTCTGAAATCGAAAAAGTAACTACTGTTTTTTTATCACCAGGATTAATGAGAGAGCAAGTCCATTTATATGTTGCAAAATATACAAATGAAGACAAAGTTGAAAGTGGTGGAGGTTTAGCAGAAGAAAGTGAAGAAATTACAGTTTTAGAAACTTCTTTTGATGAAGCTTTAAAAATGATAGAGAACAAAGAAATTATAGATGCAAGAACAATTATGTTGTTGTACCATTTGAAAGTTAAAAATTTATTAGAGTAA
- a CDS encoding RDD family protein, translating to MLEEFDNYYARFEKASIGRRIGASIIDFIIYYLIGVILGLFFDTQDDGIFSYNLEGIGAIISFCFMFFLWPISEGIWGQTIGKRFVDIKVVTKKNEPINVGQAFIRFFLGIIDFFLLIGIIVAAVNKDNQRIGDAAAGTFVVKSKYNG from the coding sequence ATGTTAGAAGAATTCGATAATTATTACGCAAGATTCGAAAAAGCAAGTATTGGTAGAAGAATAGGAGCTTCAATAATAGATTTTATTATATATTATTTAATTGGAGTTATTTTAGGTTTGTTTTTTGATACACAAGATGATGGAATATTTAGTTATAATTTAGAAGGAATAGGGGCAATAATTAGTTTTTGCTTTATGTTCTTTTTATGGCCAATAAGCGAAGGAATTTGGGGACAAACTATTGGAAAACGCTTTGTAGATATTAAAGTAGTAACTAAAAAAAATGAACCTATTAATGTTGGACAAGCTTTTATAAGGTTCTTTTTAGGAATCATAGATTTTTTCTTGTTGATAGGAATAATTGTAGCTGCTGTAAATAAAGATAATCAAAGAATTGGAGATGCTGCAGCTGGCACTTTTGTAGTAAAAAGTAAGTACAATGGATAA
- a CDS encoding DUF6638 family protein, which yields MDKLKKANLYRSELIPISGKLVQRYNKCLLKLGFSATKLNNFSIDGVGWSPEIAQEKKEAFYLNNGEANTHAIIITPLQKGLPVYNPFHSFDREIMKTVFRKHGDKINNITRDSAICVDFDQNIDTFYEPLDVLKYKEINIKFHLINNLDVAKAEQLKLIEIFNEDTNFIDENLHQKLLASAKKYGDLRERTLDLESVSFTSDSFYTKAFGGIFVLRDFVKPILIFEKEETYKEAINDTTYDVLMYHISHKELIERLLSYDVIEFDLNEEVSGKRYDRIKKYIFSEYLKETNHPVKDVLEDPILFKSYLNKIDIQARKKVMGLELFLQKKEISKTLKAKDILDDELFVALNKPHSSLKPANQDLIWYLLVNIAPKDVLFLYWYDKEQFYERFEKLEESVQDWIVETIINGY from the coding sequence ATGGATAAACTAAAAAAAGCCAATTTATATAGAAGCGAACTAATTCCCATCAGTGGAAAATTAGTACAACGTTACAATAAATGTTTGTTGAAATTAGGTTTTTCAGCAACAAAACTCAACAATTTTTCAATTGATGGAGTAGGTTGGAGCCCAGAAATTGCCCAAGAAAAAAAGGAAGCTTTTTATCTAAATAATGGAGAAGCAAACACACATGCAATTATAATAACTCCGTTACAAAAAGGATTGCCAGTATATAATCCGTTTCATTCTTTTGATAGAGAAATAATGAAAACTGTTTTTAGAAAACACGGAGATAAAATAAATAATATTACAAGAGATTCAGCGATTTGTGTAGATTTTGATCAAAATATAGATACGTTTTACGAACCTTTAGATGTTTTAAAATATAAAGAAATCAACATTAAATTTCATTTAATAAATAATTTAGATGTTGCAAAAGCAGAACAATTAAAACTGATTGAAATCTTTAACGAGGACACAAATTTCATTGATGAAAATTTACATCAGAAATTATTGGCATCTGCAAAAAAATATGGCGATTTAAGAGAAAGAACGTTAGATTTAGAATCGGTTTCTTTTACATCAGATTCTTTCTACACGAAAGCATTTGGAGGAATATTTGTTTTAAGAGATTTTGTAAAACCCATCTTAATTTTCGAAAAAGAAGAAACCTATAAAGAAGCAATAAACGACACAACGTATGATGTTTTAATGTATCATATTTCTCATAAAGAATTAATCGAAAGACTGTTAAGTTACGATGTAATTGAGTTTGATTTAAATGAAGAGGTTTCAGGAAAAAGATATGATAGAATCAAAAAATACATATTTTCAGAATATTTAAAAGAAACGAATCATCCAGTAAAAGATGTTTTAGAAGATCCAATTTTATTTAAAAGTTATTTGAATAAAATAGATATACAAGCACGTAAAAAAGTGATGGGTTTAGAACTTTTTCTCCAAAAGAAAGAGATTTCAAAAACATTAAAAGCTAAAGATATTTTAGACGACGAATTATTTGTCGCTTTAAATAAACCACATTCATCTTTAAAACCTGCAAACCAAGATTTAATTTGGTATTTGTTGGTAAACATTGCGCCTAAAGACGTTTTGTTTTTATATTGGTATGATAAAGAACAGTTTTATGAGCGATTTGAAAAGTTAGAAGAATCTGTTCAAGATTGGATTGTAGAAACAATAATAAATGGTTATTAG
- a CDS encoding four helix bundle protein, whose protein sequence is MSFKFENLIIWQKSMDLGEDMNLLAKSFPKEEIYNLSSQLRRASDSVALNISEGSILQSGPEYRKFLGYSIRSLAEVVTCLYKAKRRNYMTEENFKNQYKNCFNLMNMTIAFRNKIK, encoded by the coding sequence ATGAGTTTTAAATTTGAAAATCTTATTATTTGGCAAAAGTCTATGGATTTGGGAGAGGATATGAATTTATTAGCCAAGAGTTTTCCAAAAGAAGAAATTTATAATTTATCATCACAGTTAAGAAGAGCGTCAGATTCTGTTGCTTTAAATATTTCTGAAGGCTCAATTTTACAATCAGGTCCAGAATATAGAAAGTTTTTAGGGTATTCAATTCGATCTTTAGCGGAAGTAGTAACTTGTTTATACAAAGCAAAAAGAAGAAATTATATGACAGAAGAAAATTTTAAAAATCAATATAAAAATTGTTTTAACTTAATGAATATGACAATAGCATTTAGAAATAAAATAAAATGA